In Pseudomonas fluorescens, a genomic segment contains:
- a CDS encoding alkane 1-monooxygenase, whose protein sequence is MNQALAAPSIWTDGKRHLWWLGIMPLATPLLSGALAITTGVQQLWWVGVLVIFGLIPLIDGLLGEDVSNPPESAVSHLESQGYYRWIVYTGVLFVIASVVITGWLAAGGIDWIINGGLLHATATLDPSSWMAQAAAYITERTQLHGQISVFTYLGMAMSTGAATGIAINTAHELGHKPKPLEVFLAKVTLAPTFYGHFYTEHNRGHHVRVATPEDPASSRLGESFWAFLPRSVWFSARSAWNLERERLRKLGLPAWHWKNGVLSAWMYSVVLWGAMIAWLGWAVVPFLIIQGIYGFSLLEVVNYVEHYGLKRQKLPNGRYERCSPRHSWNSNRIVTNIFLFQLQRHSDHHANPTRSYQSLRHFDESPQLPYGYASMIVWAYVPYLWRRRMDHRVLNHYGGDITLTNLQPSQRLKYLEKYSGTTQSF, encoded by the coding sequence GGTGGCTCGGCATCATGCCGCTGGCAACCCCCTTGCTCTCCGGCGCTCTCGCCATCACCACCGGCGTACAACAATTGTGGTGGGTCGGCGTACTGGTGATTTTTGGCCTGATCCCGTTGATCGACGGCCTGCTCGGTGAAGACGTCAGCAACCCGCCCGAGTCCGCCGTCAGCCACCTTGAGTCCCAAGGCTACTACCGCTGGATCGTCTACACCGGTGTGCTGTTTGTCATCGCTTCGGTGGTCATCACCGGCTGGCTGGCCGCTGGCGGTATCGACTGGATCATCAACGGCGGCCTGCTGCACGCCACCGCCACACTGGACCCTTCGAGCTGGATGGCACAGGCCGCTGCGTATATCACCGAGCGCACCCAGCTTCACGGTCAGATCAGCGTATTCACTTACCTGGGCATGGCCATGTCCACGGGAGCTGCCACCGGCATTGCGATCAACACCGCGCATGAACTGGGGCACAAGCCCAAGCCGTTGGAAGTGTTCCTGGCCAAGGTCACGCTGGCCCCTACGTTCTATGGGCACTTCTACACCGAACACAACCGCGGCCATCACGTACGTGTCGCTACCCCGGAAGACCCCGCCAGCTCCCGCCTGGGTGAGAGCTTCTGGGCCTTTCTGCCGCGCTCGGTGTGGTTCAGCGCCCGCTCGGCGTGGAACCTGGAGCGCGAGCGCCTGCGCAAACTCGGCCTGCCGGCCTGGCATTGGAAAAATGGTGTGCTCAGTGCCTGGATGTACAGCGTGGTGCTGTGGGGCGCGATGATCGCCTGGTTGGGTTGGGCAGTGGTGCCATTCCTGATCATCCAGGGCATCTACGGCTTCTCGTTGCTGGAAGTGGTGAACTATGTCGAACACTACGGCCTTAAACGCCAGAAGTTGCCCAACGGTCGTTATGAGCGTTGCTCGCCACGGCATTCCTGGAACAGTAATCGAATTGTCACCAATATCTTTTTGTTCCAGTTGCAACGGCATTCCGATCACCATGCCAACCCCACGCGTAGTTATCAGTCGTTGCGTCACTTCGATGAATCGCCGCAACTACCCTACGGTTACGCGAGCATGATTGTCTGGGCCTATGTACCTTACTTATGGCGACGACGGATGGATCATCGTGTGCTGAATCATTATGGCGGTGATATCACGCTGACCAATCTTCAACCTTCACAGCGTTTGAAGTACTTGGAAAAGTACAGCGGCACGACCCAGTCATTTTGA
- the praA gene encoding alkane oxidation protein activator PraA — MQAPAKFTTHIVLAALGLIVYQQAQAARIEPAGSAFTAQGPISFSKGALISADCTIKVAGKVAADGTSVNVDKVEFDGGLKCSRVEAINLPWVLIAKDAKSGSMSKIRVDVHAFGLGGKCGPSTADGTWDNATGKLEAANVPIGEDCKIKTVSIKMPPNFKVVE; from the coding sequence ATGCAAGCACCTGCCAAGTTCACCACGCATATCGTATTGGCTGCGTTGGGTTTGATTGTCTATCAACAGGCCCAGGCCGCACGTATCGAACCGGCCGGCAGCGCCTTTACTGCCCAGGGCCCGATCAGCTTTTCCAAGGGCGCGCTGATCAGCGCCGACTGCACCATCAAAGTCGCCGGTAAGGTTGCCGCCGATGGGACGTCGGTGAATGTCGATAAAGTTGAATTCGATGGCGGCCTCAAGTGCAGCCGGGTCGAAGCCATCAACTTGCCGTGGGTATTAATTGCCAAGGACGCAAAAAGCGGCTCGATGTCGAAGATCCGCGTAGATGTGCACGCCTTCGGCCTGGGCGGCAAGTGCGGCCCTTCCACGGCCGACGGCACCTGGGATAACGCCACCGGAAAGTTGGAAGCAGCCAATGTTCCGATTGGCGAAGACTGCAAGATCAAGACGGTGTCGATCAAGATGCCACCGAACTTCAAAGTGGTTGAGTAG